Proteins encoded in a region of the Sugiyamaella lignohabitans strain CBS 10342 chromosome B, complete sequence genome:
- the PXA2 gene encoding ATP-binding cassette long-chain fatty acid transporter PXA2 (Subunit of a heterodimeric peroxisomal ABC transport complex; required for import of long-chain fatty acids into peroxisomes; similarity to human adrenoleukodystrophy transporter ABCD1 and ABCD2 and ALD-related proteins; mutations in ABCD1 cause X-linked adrenoleukodystrophy (X-ALD), a peroxisomal disorder; complex also includes Pxa1p; GO_component: GO:0016021 - integral component of membrane [Evidence IEA,IEA]; GO_component: GO:0016021 - integral component of membrane [Evidence ISM] [PMID 12192589]; GO_component: GO:0005779 - integral component of peroxisomal membrane [Evidence IDA] [PMID 9395310]; GO_component: GO:0016020 - membrane [Evidence IEA,IEA]; GO_component: GO:0005778 - peroxisomal membrane [Evidence IEA]; GO_component: GO:0005777 - peroxisome [Evidence IEA]; GO_function: GO:0005524 - ATP binding [Evidence IEA,IEA]; GO_function: GO:0016887 - ATPase activity [Evidence IEA]; GO_function: GO:0042626 - ATPase activity, coupled to transmembrane movement of substances [Evidence IEA]; GO_function: GO:0042626 - ATPase activity, coupled to transmembrane movement of substances [Evidence IDA] [PMID 9395310]; GO_function: GO:0017111 - nucleoside-triphosphatase activity [Evidence IEA]; GO_function: GO:0000166 - nucleotide binding [Evidence IEA,IEA]; GO_process: GO:0006200 - ATP catabolic process [Evidence IEA]; GO_process: GO:1902001 - fatty acid transmembrane transport [Evidence IDA] [PMID 9395310]; GO_process: GO:0055085 - transmembrane transport [Evidence IEA]; GO_process: GO:0006810 - transport [Evidence IEA,IEA]), whose protein sequence is MVVAVPATFTNSILQYLQGSLALRYRTRLTEHILKQYLPDSENPVYYSIHNLDDRITNADQLITVDVLRFATSLSSLYPNLAKPLLDMVLYSWKLSRNIGGENLFLIGSAIQLSAYVLRVLTPPFGKYVAEEAQLEGDYRFQHSRLIENSEEIALYGGHHVEKTVLDKSYFTLIKYVNYVLRKKLYHGFLEDFIIKYFWGALGLTLCAIPVFFKIPGGAGLVVADRAQGFVTNRRLLLSSSDAFGRIMFSYKEVAQLAGYTARVSSLLDVMDDINSGRYDKNLVSSSESSAQSHEITLRGQGEVQLGPDIVFHEVPIVSPNGDVLVKKLSFSVKQGHHLLIVGPNGCGKSSLFRILGGLWPVHGGSLTRPPSEDIFYIPQRPYLSRGSLRQQIIYPNSEAENTVSDEELLQILAIVQIDDIVQSVGGWDVEREWREDLSTGVQQRIAMARLFYHKPKFAILDECTSSVTLDIETIMYTHAKDLGISLLTVSHRSSLWKYHNLILQFDGSGGYVFTDLDAEKRLKLEEEKLALDMNLRRVPEWEERLEMIQAL, encoded by the coding sequence ATGGTTGTAGCTGTGCCAGCAACGTTCACCAACTCAATCTTACAATATCTCCAAGGTAGTCTTGCTCTTAGATACAGAACAAGACTTACGGAGCATATATTAAAACAATACTTACCTGATTCGGAAAATCCGGTTTATTATTCTATTCACAATTTGGACGACCGAATCACTAATGCCGACCAACTTATCACAGTTGACGTGCTACGATTTGCCACAAGCCTTTCTAGCCTGTATCCTAATCTAGCAAAACCCTTGCTAGATATGGTTTTATACTCTTGGAAACTGTCTAGGAACATTGGCGGAGAAAACCTGTTCTTGATTGGGTCGGCTATTCAGCTCTCGGCATATGTCCTAAGGGTCCTGACACCTCCATTTGGAAAATATGTAGCTGAAGAGGCACAATTAGAAGGCGACTACAGATTCCAGCATTCGCGGTTGATTGAAAACTCAGAGGAGATCGCTTTATATGGTGGTCATCATGTGGAAAAGACTGTTCTGGATAAGTCTTACTTTACATTAATCAAATATGTTAATTATGTGCTACGCAAAAAACTTTATCATGGGTTCTTGGAAGATTTCATTATCAAATATTTCTGGGGGGCTCTAGGACTTACTTTATGTGCTATTCCAgtattttttaaaattcCAGGAGGTGCCGGTCTGGTTGTCGCCGACAGAGCGCAAGGGTTTGTAACAAACCGCCGTCTGTTGCTCAGCAGCTCTGATGCATTTGGCCGAATAATGTTTTCATACAAGGAAGTAGCCCAGTTGGCTGGATACACTGCTAGAGTCAGCTCTCTCCTTGATGTTATGGACGATATAAACTCAGGCCGGTACGACAAGAACCTCGTATCTTCATCCGAATCCTCAGCACAGAGCCATGAGATTACTCTGCGGGGACAGGGTGAAGTTCAACTTGGTCCTGATATTGTTTTTCATGAAGTTCCCATTGTTTCTCCGAATGGTGATGTGCTTGTGAAAAAGCTATCATTTTCAGTCAAACAAGGCCATCATCTCCTCATTGTGGGACCAAATGGTTGCGGCAAATCATCTCTATTCCGAATATTAGGCGGATTGTGGCCTGTTCATGGAGGCTCATTAACTCGACCACCATCCgaagatattttttacATTCCTCAAAGGCCATATCTTTCTCGTGGGTCCCTTCGGCAACAGATTATTTATCCCAACAGCGAAGCAGAAAATACCGTTTCAGATGAAGAGCTCTTACAGATTTTAGCAATAGTTCAAATAGACGATATCGTGCAATCTGTAGGAGGCTGGGATGTTGAGAGGGAATGGAGAGAGGACCTCAGTACTGGTGTTCAACAAAGAATAGCAATGGCGCGCCTCTTTTATCATAAGCCCAAGTTTGCAATTCTAGACGAATGCACTTCGTCGGTAACTTTAGATATTGAAACCATTATGTATACGCATGCAAAAGATTTAGGCATTTCTTTGCTGACGGTTTCTCATCGATCGAGTCTGTGGAAATATCATAACTTAATTCTTCAGTTTGATGGAAGTGGTGGTTATGTTTTCACTGACCTAGATGCTGAGAAGAGACTCAAGttggaagaagagaaattAGCACTGGATATGAATCTTCGTCGCGTACCTGAATGGGAAGAACGTTTAGAAATGATACAAGCCTTGTAA